The Halorubrum salinarum genome segment GTCCACGACGGCCGGCTCCGGATCGAGTTCCGCGAGGCGGACGACGCGGTGCTGGAGGCCGGCGACTTCACCGTCGTCCCGCGCGGGACCGAACACCGGCCCGTCGCCGAGCCCGAGGCAGAGATCCTGCTGTTCGAGCCGAGCGAGACGCGCAACACGGGCGACGTCGAGACCGACGAGACCGTCACCGACGTAGAGCGGCTGGACTGAGCGCCGGGCGTCGGACCGCGTCAGGTCGCGACGGCCCGCGCGAGCGACCCGAACAGCGGGAGCGCCAGCCCCGCGCCGACCGCGACGTAGGTGATCGGCCGCATCCCCGGCACCGCGGCGGCCGCCGGGCCGAGCGAGACCGCGAACGCGGCGAGGGCGACGACGCCCGCGCCGAGCGCGTACGCGACGCCGCGGCGGACCGTCGGCGCGACGAGCGACGCGAGCGCGCCGGCCGCGATCAGCCCGAGCCAGTGGACCGACGCGAACGCGACGCCGACCGCCGCGGCGGCGACGACCGCGACCGCGTGCGCCCGCGGCTCCGTCCTGACGCGCTCTACCGGCGACGGCGCGTCGCTCATCGCGACCCCTCCGTCGGCTCGAACCGCACTGCCGGGTCGCCGCCCCCGCCGAGCGGCATCGGGCGCTGGTCGTTTTCGAGCCAGTGCCGGAGCTGGTCGTCGTAGTGCTCGGAGAAGTAGTCGCCGGAGTTCCCGCCCGGCAGCACGGCGGTCGCGTCGGTCCCCGGCCGCACCACCATCCGCCAGCTTGACCCGACCGACGACTCGACGCGGTAGTTCTTCACGGTGGCGGGCGAGCCGTCCGCCGGGCGCTCCGCGTAGTTCAGGAACGGCGCCTCGCCGCCGAGCGGGTGGGTCATCGCCCGCGTGGTGTTGTAGTCGCCGTAGGCCTCCCAGCCGGCCTCGTCGGCCTCGTCGAGCGCGTCGCGGAGGGCGGCGACCGCGAGGTCGGCCCGCGAGCGGCCGTTGAACAGCGGGTCGTCGTCCGGGAGCCGCGCGAGCGTCCAGTCGCTCGGGTAGTAGGAGTCGCCGAGGTCCGCCTCGTCGAACGCGGGCCCGAAGACGCGCTCGCGGAACGCCGGCAGGTAGCGGGCAAAGAGCAGCGCGCCGCGCGAGTCGCGCGCCATCCGGTAGTCCCAGTCGTCGAGGGCGTCGGCCGCGTCGACGAGCGCCGGGTCGGGGTCGGACCGGTCGCGTACGGCGGCGACCACCTCGGGGACGAGTTCCGGCGCGCGCCCGTCGCGCACGTCGCTCTGGAGCCCGCGGTGGAACTCGGGGTCGGTCGTCCCCCCGTCGGCAGTCCGCTCGGCCAACCGGTCGGCGATCCGCGCGCCGCGGTACGGGGTCGCGTAGTCGACGCCGACGTAGTGGGTCGGGTCGTCGATCGGGCGCTGGTTCGCCGTCGAGAGCGCGTCGGGGTCGATCGCGTGCGGCTTCTCCTCGAAGGGGACGAACCCCTCCCACGAGGACTCGCCGAACGGCTCGAACCCCTCCCACTCCCCCTCGCCCGCGGAGCCGTCGAAGACCCGGTCGCCGTCGACGACCTCGCCGTCGGTCCGGCGGATCGGCAGCCGGCCGGTCGCGAAGTAGAGCGTCCGGCCGTCGGCGTCCGCGTACACGAGGTTCTGCGTCGGCAGGTCGAAGTCGCGGGTGGCTTCGAGCAGGTCGTCTATCCCCTCGCTGCGCCCGTACGCCTCGATGGCGGTCGTGGTGCGCGTCGCCGTGTGGCCGGTCCACGCGACGCCGACCGTCCGCCCCTCGCGCTCGATCAGCGGGCCGTGGACGGTGCGGCGCACGCGGAGCTCGCGGTCCTCGCCGCCCGCGACCGGGATCGTCTCGCGCTCGTCGACCTCGAAGTTGCGCCACTCGCCGTCGTACCGGTAGCGGTCGCCCGCCTCGTCGATCTCGTACCGGTAGCAGTCGAGCACGTCGGCCCCGAGGTTGGTGAACGACCACGCGCCGCGGTCGTTCGCGCCCGCGATGACGAAGGGCACGCCCGAGAACGTCGCGCCCCGCACCGAGCGCTCGGGGGTGTCGACCGACTGCTCGTACCACAGCGGCGGCGCCTGAAGCGAGAGGTGCGGGTCGTACGCGACGGTCGGCGTCCCGCTCGCGGTGTGCTCGCCCGAGACGACCCAGCTGTTCGAGCCGACGCCGGTCGGCGACTCGAAGCCCGAGAGCCAGTCGGTCAGCGCGGGGTCGACGGGGTCGACGGAGCCGCGCTCCCGACCGTTCGAAGCCCGCCTTCGACCCTTCGACCCGCGCTCGCCCGCGTCGGCCAGCGCGGACTCCCGCGCCCCGTCGAGCCGCGTCTCGGTCCCGTCGAGGATCGGGTCGTCGTGGTCGTACCGCGTCGGGAACAGGGTCTCCGCGCGCTCCGCGCCGAGGCGGTCGGCGACGAGCGCGCGACGCAGCTCCGAGAAGCTCCCCGTGAGCGTCCACGATATCTGCTTCTCCATCAGCATCGAGTCGACCGGCGTCCACGGCTCGGGCTCGTAGCCGATCAGCTCGAACTCCAGCGGGAGCGGGAGGTCGTCCATCGCGGCGTTGACGCCGTCGGCGAACGCCTCGACGAGCGGGCCGGCGCGGGTGTCGGCGACCGCGTCCCAGGTGACCGCGGCGGCGTCGGCGAAGCCCATGGCGACGTTGAACTCGTCGCTGTCGAGCGTCGCCTCGCCGATCACCTCTGAGAGCCGGCCGCGCATCACCCGCCGCTGGAGGTCCATCGCGAACAGGCGGTCGAACGCCTGGCAGTACCCCACCGCGAAGTACGCCGCGGGCTCCGCGTCGGCCTCGACCTGCGGGACCCCGAACTCGTCGCGCGAGACGCTCGCCGCCCCGTGCGGGCTCTCGACCGTCTCCGGGAGCGACCGGTCGGCCGCGTCCCACGCCTCGCCCGACAGCGGAGCAAACGAGTCGAGGAGGTCGGCCACGTCGCTCGCCGCCAGTCCGGCGCTGCCGGCCGCGAGGACGCTCGCGAGGACCGCGCGGCGCGTGGTGTCGCGTGTCACTCCCCGACCGAGGCCGCGGTCCCTCATTATTATTCGGGTCCGTCCGCGGCGGGAAACGTACATCCGTCGGCCGGTCGTACGACGGTCCGATGGAGGTCGCGCTGATCACGGTCGGAGACGAGCTGCTCTCGGGCGACACGGTGAACACCAACGCGAACTGGCTCGCCCCGGAGCTGAGCGAGCGCGGCGTCGCCGTGTCGCGGATCCTCTCGATCCCCGACGACAGGGCCGAGATCGCGGACCGGGTCAGCGAGTACGCGGCCGACTTCGACGCCGTGATCGTCACCGGCGGGATCGGCAGCACCCCGGACGACGTGACCATGGAGGCGGTCGCGGACGCGTTCGACCGCGAGATGGCCCCGACCGACCTCACGCGCGAGTCGGTCGAGCGCCGGCTGGCCGCGATCCGCGAGCGCGTCCCCGACCGCGAGTTCGACGTCGACGTCGAGGCCGAGGCGTCGGTCCCCGAGGGGGGTCGCCCGCTGGTGACCGAGGCCGGGCTCGCGCCGGGCTGCGTCGTCGAGAACGTCTACGTCATGCCCGGGATCCCGGACGAGCTGAAGGCGACGTTCGAGACCGTCGCAGACGAGTTCGCGGGCGACCGGCGCTCGCGGTTCCTCTACACCGTCGAGCCGGAGTCGAACATCATCGACGCCTTGGAGGAGTCGATGGAGCGGTTCGACGTCGCCGTCGGCTGCTACCCCGACCGCGAGGCCGACCACAACCGGCTCAAGGTGACCGGGACCGACGACGACGCGCTCGACGCGGCCGCGGCGTGGCTGCTGGAGCACGCCGACGCGAGCGAGACGCCGGTGTCCCGGGACTGGTGAGGGAGGGTGCGCTCGCGGACCGGTTCGGGCCCTCTCGCCGGTCCGGTGATCCGAACACACAGCCGCGGGCGGGTTTTGTGTGCGTGCCATGTATCGGGAGCCACGATGGCGAAAGCAGCAATCGTGATCCTCGCCGGTAACGAGTCGCACGCCGACTACGGTCGCCTCGCGAACGCCCTGGAGGCGGCCAAGGAGTTCGCCGAGAACGACGACGACGAACTGAAGCTCATCTTCGACGGCGCCAGGACGCAGTGGGTCCCGGAGCTCGAAGACGAGGAGAGCGACTACCACGAACTCTACCGCGCGGTCCGCGACGACGCCGCGGTCTGTGACTACTGTTCGAGCGCGTTCGACGTCGCGGACGCCGTCTCCGAGTCCGGGCTCGCCACCCTCGCGGAGTACGACGGCCACCCGAGCATCCGCTCGCTCGTCGACGACGACTACGAGATCATCACGTTCTGAGCGGCTCGGTCCGCCGAACCGCACTCACGCCTTTATCGACGCTCTCACCTCGCCAGCGACTGCCGGTATCGCCGACCAGTCGTAGCCATGCCGGTCGGATCGGACTTATCCCGTCGTCGGGCCTTCCTCCGGTATGATCGAACTCACGCGGGCGGCGTACGACGACATCGTGTATCGCGCCTACGAGGGCGGCGAGGCGGAAGTCTGCGGCGTCCTCGCCGGCGACCGCGGGACGGACGGTGATCCCAGCGTCGTCACGGAGACGCACCCGGCCGAGAACGTCGCGGACACGCCCGAGATCCGCTACCGGATGGACCCCGAAACGCAGCTCGAACTGATCGAGACCGTCGAGGCGGCGGGCCGCGACGTGGTCGGCTTCTATCACTCCCATCCGACCGGCCCGACGCACCCGAGCGAGACGGACGCCGCGCGGGCGACGTGGCCGGACCGCTCGTACGTCATCTGCGCGCTCGACGGCTACCCGTTCGTCGGCTCGTGGCGCTGGCGCGACGACGCGGACGAGTTCGAACAGGAGACGGTGTCGGTCCGGAGCGAGCGGTAATGGCTCGCTCGGCGCCTGAGTGTGTGTCGACGACTGATCCGGCGGACTCACGGGGTTGCGACGCGGTTCCGGTCGGCTCGGACGGTGACCTTCTGCGTCGTCGCTATCGGGTGCGCGACGGAAGACGAGCGCGTGAGACTTTCGGCACCTCCTTCACGAACGGCAGGAAAACGTATGGGTTGGGGCGGATAATCAGCGGACTGCGCGGGGTTCCTTCCCTCCCGGTTTCGGCGTCGAGGCGTCTCCTAACGGGGGTCTGTGACAAGCATGAACACGGACGAAGACGATCTCGAACCGATCGAGCCGGGGACCGCGCAGGAGCTGTTCCTGGATCACAAGGCGACCGACTGTACCGATTCGACCGTTCAGAACCACCGATACCGGTTGAACCCGTTCGTTCGGTGGTGCGGCGAGGAGGAGATCGACAATCTCAACGAACTCACGGGCCGGGACCTACAGCGGTACCGGCTCTGGCGGAAGGAGGACGGCGACCTGAACAAGCTCTCGCTCCGGATGCAGATGTCCACGCTCCGCGTGTTCCTGAAGTGGGCCGGGTCGATCGAAGCGGTGCCGCAGAACCTGTACGACAAGGTGATGGTGCCGCGGGTCCGCCCGGAAGAGCGGCAGCGCGACGAGACGCTCGACGCCGACGACGCGCGGGAGATCCTGGAGTACCTGTCGAAGTACGAGTACGCGTCGAAGGAGCACGCGGTGATGGCGCTGCTCTGGCAGACGGGGATCCGCGTCGGGTCCGCGCACTCGCTGGACGTGGACGACGTCTTCCTCGACGAGAACTACGTTCGGCTGATCCATCGACCCGACGAGGGGACGACGCTGAAGAACGGGAAGAGCGGTCAGCGCCCCGTCGCGCTCACGCCCGACGTCGCCGAAGTGCTCGCGGAGTACATCCGAACCCACCGGAGGGACGTGACCGACGAGCACGGACGCGAGCCGCTGTTCACCACGGCGCACGGCAGGATGCACGGCAACACGATCCGGCGGCTCACGTACCGCGTGACCGCGCCGTGCTACCGGGGCGTCGACTGTCCGGGCTGCGAGAGCGACGAGTCGAAGTGTCCCGAGGCGGTCAGCCCGCACGCGATCCGCCGAGGGAGCATCACGCACTTCCTCACCAGCGACGTGCCCGTCGACGTCGTCAGCGACCGGATGAACGTGAGTCGGAAGGTCCTCGACGAGCACTACGACAAGCGGTCCGAGGAGGTGAAAATGGAGCAGCGCCGCGGGTACCTAGACGACATCTGACGACCGGCCCGTCGTAACCACCGCCGCTCGCATTTTTCACCGAAGCCGCGGCGAGACCGCCGCGTGTTCGACCCGCAGCACGACTTCGTGGATCCGCTACTCGACTGGCACGAACGGAACGGTCGCCACGACCTGCCGTGGCGAGAGCCCGACCGGACACCGTTCGAGGTACTGCTCGCGGAGATCCTGCTACAGCGGACGACCGCCGAAGCGGTCGCGGGCGCGTACCGACCGTTCGCGGCCCGGTACCCGACGCCGGAAACGGTCGCGGCCGCCCCGACCGAGGAGATCGAGGCGCTCGTCGCACCGCTCGGGCTCGTGAAACGCGCCGCGTACCTTCGACGGTGCGCACAGCAGATCCTCGCGCGGCCCTCGGGCGACGTGCCGCGAGAGTACCCGGAGCTGGTGGGTCTTCACGGGGTCGGCGAGTACACGGCCCGGTCGGTCCTGATACACGTCACAGGGCTCGGAATCGCGGCCGTCGACACGAACGTCCGACGGCTGCTGTCCCGGTTCTTCGACGTGACGCCGGACCGGGACCGGATCGCCGTCCTCGCCGACGCGCTGGCTCCTCCGACCCGGAGCGCTGACTTCCAACACGCGATGCTTGACTTCGCGGCCGAAGTCTGTACCGCCGGCTCCCCCGCGTGTTCTTCCTGTCCGCTCCGCGGACCGTGTGCGAGCGCCGAAGAATAACTCACGCCGAAGCGACGATCAAACCCTCCCATCACCCGGGTTCTATCCACTAGAGGAAGACTCACGGATCTGTTGAATTCCGTACTGTAATCTTGGCATCCGCAACTACAGTCGGGGCCTGTTTTAGACCGGGTTACTCCTCAAGGAAGGCGTCGAAGTCACGGGCAGGTGAACGAAACCCGACTTCCTCGATCCAGCGTTTGAGGTACTCATCTGCTGTCGCTGCCGTAATGTAGTCGTCTTCGACGAATCGCACCAAGAGCCCGATCGATCCGGTCAACTCGACCCCACGCTGGTTGGCGGTTACGTGCGCATCGCCGTCATCCGTGACAACCGTTCCGTCAGCGGCCTCTGCGACCGCCAACGCCTGTGCTTCCCCTGGGTCGAGTTTTCCCAGTAGTTCCTCTTCTAATTGCTCTGCTGACGAAGACGGGGAGATTACCGGAATCCCGTCGTCAAGCACGGCTAGTGCGCGTTCGATGTACAGGTGGGTTTCAGCTCCGTCTTCGAGTTCGCGCTGGACAGCAGTGACCGTCACGAGTCGGGGAAGGTCCAGTAGCAGTTCGACGTGATCGACCTGCGCGAAGTTCGAAAGGACAGTGGTGTTGAGTACCGTTGCGTTGCCGGGTAGGCCTGTCATTCAAGATTTCGAGCGGCGTCGATCTCGTCTCTCGCGGCCGCCATGTCTTCAGGACCGAACCGCAGCTCAACACCCTCTTCCCGCAGTATATCTCGCATCTCGAACCGGTTGACGCCAGCGAGGCGGGCAGCAGTTCCAAGGGTGATGTTTCCCTCTTCGTACAGTGATACTGCGGCGGCGAACCGGGCGTTCTGATTCTCGTCGAAGTATTCTCGGAGGACGTGGCGGATGGCGTCGCTCTTGTTTTCGAAGATGCCCGTTTTAACCGCCCCCTCCATGAGGTCGGTGAGATCGTCTGGGATGGTGGCAGTGGTTCGGGACATGCCCTCACCCAACACGTAGTCTTATACATTATATGAATTCTGCCGGGACCTCCAAGCCGGTCAGGCGGGAACGATCCCGAGCAACGCGAAGTTCACCGCGATCATCGCCACGAACAGCGCGTACCCGGCGACTCCCTTGGCGGCGCGTTCCGGCCCCGGCGGCGTGACGCCGGTCTCGCCGGGCGTCAGCGCTTCGAGCTCTGAGTGAAGCCGATCGATGGTCTTCGACCCGAGCGCTGCGGTGCCCGCGACCGCCGCCGTTCCCGGGCCGAAGACCGCTTTCGGACTCCGTCCGAAGTCGTCTATACTCAGTTGTTCCCCGTCCGTCTCTTCTGGTTCCTCGTTCGGTTCCTCTCCGGCGTTCGTAGTTCCGACGCTTCCGCTGTCCGTCGTGCTATCAGACATCGAGTCGGTCTCCGAGTCCGTCCCGTCCGACTGGAGCTGTAACAGCACCTGCGGGTCGATCATCTCGTTCTCGTTGACTAGGTCGTCCGGCACGTGGTCCAAGTCCAGCGTTTCGTCCGGATCCCCGTAACCGTCGAACAGTTTCTCGAATATTTTGAGGCGGTGCTTCCGCTTTCGCTCCTTGCTACGGGTGTCATAGTGCTTGTTCAACACGGGCATCGAGACATCCACGCGGCCGGTCAGCCTGTCCTTCGGGACTCCGCCATCAATCTTCGACTCGATCGCGTATCGGCGGAGCGGATGCGGACTGTGACTGGACGGACACTCGCTCGCGTACTCGTTTTTGAACGCGTCGCACGCGTCCGTGTCCCGGTCATGCGGGCAGTTGTCCGCGTAGACGCACGGCCGAGTCACCTTGTACAGGTCTCGACGAATCGTATCCGTCGACGGCCGACCCTGCGCCGTCGTGAACAGCGGTTTCCGACCGTACCGGTCGGTGATGTCGTGGCGGTCCGGGTTGTCCATGTAGTCGGCGATCAGGCCCGCCAAATCGATCGGAATGTTGACGTGCCGTTCCCCGTCCGGCCCGTTTTTCAACGGAGTACCCTTCTCCTCCGGGTGGTCGTTCTCAGGTCGATGGCGGAGATGGATCGCCTGTCGTTCGAGATCGATATCCTCGATGTCGATCGCTCGGACTGCCCCTACACGACACCCGACTTCCTCCATGAGTTTGTATTCGACGTGGCGACGCGACGCCCGCTCGTACGTTTCCAAGTATTCCAGCGTCGCTTCAACCTCTTCTTCCGTCGGTTTCTCGTAACTTACGTCCTCGTCGTCCGGCACGTTAGGGGTCGGCGTCTTGTCCGGCGTTCCGACCGCGACGGCCTCGACCCGTACACAGTAGACGAGGAACCGCCGGAGGATCCCGAGGAGACCGTTGAGACTCACGGTGTTGTTGTCGCTCGTGTCCTTACACCAGTTCTTGTACTTGTTGAGCTGCCTGCCGCTGATCTCGTTCATGTTCCGGATGCCCTTCTCCTCGCACCACTCCACGAAGAGATTGAGTCCCTTCCGAATCGTTCGAAGCGTCTCGAAGCTCGCGTCTTCCTGCCGTTCCTGTAAGTAGTCATCTCTCGCTTCCCGCGGCCCCATCGGCTCTAACTCCTGGTTCATCATTTCGGATCGGACGCCATATTAACCAGATGAATTTAAATCTCAGCCGAGAACCCGTCAGGAGCCGCCACCAGTCAGTCAGACAGAGCGAACCCCGCACCTGATCCCGGTTGACTGGTAGCCCGATCCGGTTCGACGAGTGAGTACCGCCCGGGATTCTAGGCTGTAGACCACGTTTTCTCGATCATGAAACCTATCGAATCAGGGTTTGAGTGGCTTCTCACCGCGCTTTTCCCGGAGTACGTGTCACCACACATGAAAAGTACAGAACTCGGTGCCGGGAGTCTGATGCGTGGTGTGTGCCGGTGGCGCTAACTGCTGGAACACGATCTCTACAGAATCCGGTGCCGGGCGTCCGGTGGGTAGTGCGTACCGGTGGCACTGAGCGTTAGAACATGATCTCTACAGAATCCGGTGCCGGGTCGTCGAGACCCCTTACAAGATGTGCGAGGAACCACGGGGCCTAGCGGGAGCGGTACCGGGAAGACGATTTGTTCCGAGCGGATTCCAGTTTGGCCGGGCCGGTTAGCGCTCCCATCGTTCGCGCGTCTTCGCGGTCGATCCGCCGCCGTACCGGGATTCGACCGAGATCTCGGCGCGAGGTTTAGGGCTAACGTTCAAACGTCGGAGGTTCAAGTTAAGTAATTAGGCAAATGCGAGACAACAGTTCCACGGTAGCGTTCACGAGAACGGACTCATCGACGCGTTACGCGTCTCCAGCACCCGCTCAGCTCGATTCGACGGTTAGAGATGCCAGCCCGCGCGTGCCGATCAGCACGACTCCGCCGGACGCCGACGGGGACAATCCGGACGACCCGATACCGCCGCTTGAGGTACATGCCGACGTTGATGCGCTCGAAGAGACGCTTACGGACGCGGCGAAAGCGATCGCGGACGCGTTCACCCCCGATGCGTCCGCCGACTTACGCGACCGGGCCCGCGAGTGGGTCGATGCGCACGGCGTCAGTGAAGTTGACGGCGATCCCGTAGAGACCGTGATCGCGCCGCAAGCCGCGCTTACGGTCCTGCTTCGAGCAGCGATATTCGACGCTCGTCACGACGCTGAATTGACGCCTGAAAAAGCAGAGCGATCGTTTCGGGCGGACGCGTCGTCGGAGGCGAGTCCGGCGGTGGAGTGGTGCGTGCTCGACGACGTTGCGTGGCTCGCGGGCGCGGCAGATCTCGCTCCCGTGATCGCCGCGCGGCACGAGCTTCAACAGTCAACGGTTCCGTCGGCGGATCTCGGCGCGTTGTACGCCGCGGTCATCGACAGCGACGCGCGGCAGACCCTCAGTCAGTTCCGCTCGCCGCGGTGGGCCGGACGCGCCATGCGTGCGTGGGCGGCGAACGGCGAGGAGACGATGCTCGATATCGGCGTCGGAGCCGGAGCGCTGTCCGCGTCGCTCCACCCGTCCTGGAGTCTACACGGGGAACCGCGTCACGTCGTCGGGATCGACCGGAGTCGCCTCTCGGTTCTCCTCGCGGAAACCGCGTTCACGCTCGGTAACCAGTCGCACGAAACGCTCGAATCGGATTTTCTGGGGACCACGCGAGTGGACCTTCCGGCGAGCCCTGACGCCATCGTGAGTAACCCGCCGTACACGAGCCACGACCGGCTCGACGGTGACGACAAGCGACGGTGGTGCGAGCAGGTCAGACGGGAGGCAGGTGCCGACGTGAGCAAGCTCTCGCCGTTGTACGTGTACTTCATGATTCACGCGGAGACGCTGGCTGACGACGGGACCCGAGTCGCGTTCCTCACCCCGCAATCCTGGTTACAGAAACAGTACGGGCGCGAACTCAAAGAGTTCCTGTTGGACCGGTTCGACGTCAAGGCGCTGATCAGGGTGGATCCAGAGGAAGGGTCGCTGTTCCCCGATGCGGACACGACGGCCGTGTTCACGCTCCTCGAAGCTCGTAACGACCCGGATCCTGGGAGTGAAACGCGTTTCATCACCGTCGATGACAAAGGGTTCTCGACGCTTCACAGGGCGATGGACAGCACGGCCACGGATGATACTGATTGGGGCATGATCAACACCGTCGAGCAGTCGGCGCTCACAGTTGCGGAGAACTGGCAGGCGCGGTTCGATCCGATCGAGCGAGACGTGAGTCACCTCCCGGAGCTGTCGAGCCTCGCCTCCGTTCGCTCAGTCCCTCCGACCGGTAAAGTCGAGGTGTTCTGCCTGTCGGACGACACCGTCGAAACGTACGGGATCAGCACACGCCACCTGTCACGACTCGCCCGCCACCCGGCGGACGTGACGGGATACGACCTCGAAGAGAGTGACTGGATCGCCGCACGCGATGCCGGTAAGGAAGTGTGGTTGCTCGATCCGAACGACATTGATGCGATCCCGGACACGATGGACGAGTTCGTTCGACAGTACGAAGCTGGAGCCCTCACCGGCGACGGGACGAGCGAACAAGGCACCCTCGAACAGTACGACGCGGGGGAATCCACCACCGCCGATCCCGCGAGCGATCTTGAGAACCTCTTCGAGTACCTGCGCGACAGCATCCGCGAACACGACTTGCGAGGCAATTACACGTGTCGAACCCGGGAGTACTGGTGGCGGCCGGAGCGATGCGACCCGGCACCCGTCGTGTTCAACAACGCGGGACAAGAGCAGTCACGGTTCGTCGTGAACGAAGCCGGACTCCGGACAACGAACAGTTTCTTCGGAGTCGAAATCGACCGGGTCGGAACCGAACGGAAAGCGCTACTCGCGTACTTGAACAGCGGCATCCTCGGAGAGGTCGCCCAGCAATACAGCGAGACTCGAAGCGGCGGGGCG includes the following:
- a CDS encoding Eco57I restriction-modification methylase domain-containing protein, yielding MPISTTPPDADGDNPDDPIPPLEVHADVDALEETLTDAAKAIADAFTPDASADLRDRAREWVDAHGVSEVDGDPVETVIAPQAALTVLLRAAIFDARHDAELTPEKAERSFRADASSEASPAVEWCVLDDVAWLAGAADLAPVIAARHELQQSTVPSADLGALYAAVIDSDARQTLSQFRSPRWAGRAMRAWAANGEETMLDIGVGAGALSASLHPSWSLHGEPRHVVGIDRSRLSVLLAETAFTLGNQSHETLESDFLGTTRVDLPASPDAIVSNPPYTSHDRLDGDDKRRWCEQVRREAGADVSKLSPLYVYFMIHAETLADDGTRVAFLTPQSWLQKQYGRELKEFLLDRFDVKALIRVDPEEGSLFPDADTTAVFTLLEARNDPDPGSETRFITVDDKGFSTLHRAMDSTATDDTDWGMINTVEQSALTVAENWQARFDPIERDVSHLPELSSLASVRSVPPTGKVEVFCLSDDTVETYGISTRHLSRLARHPADVTGYDLEESDWIAARDAGKEVWLLDPNDIDAIPDTMDEFVRQYEAGALTGDGTSEQGTLEQYDAGESTTADPASDLENLFEYLRDSIREHDLRGNYTCRTREYWWRPERCDPAPVVFNNAGQEQSRFVVNEAGLRTTNSFFGVEIDRVGTERKALLAYLNSGILGEVAQQYSETRSGGAESHSVTTVRQFPVIDPSNVSEDIVQGLADAFDALRETSRHSDSHDQIIDTIDALVQRAIEQMRPE